A stretch of Falco rusticolus isolate bFalRus1 chromosome 2, bFalRus1.pri, whole genome shotgun sequence DNA encodes these proteins:
- the HHLA2 gene encoding HERV-H LTR-associating protein 2 isoform X2: protein MKGQKIPSLLLSLFHIGTTLWDFTEQETVMGVFSKDCILPCPFPPGDDKVIYWKKGDKNVHSYYYQKDQLERQDLDYRHRTHLFHENIPSGNASLKLSNLTLTDEGLYNCYVGTQQTKTEVEVTLRVRVSSYYALEYQKTDKGRMLKCYAFHTYPAPHISWVQGNTSIQETDQEETRDGVLYSLRSDQNIINTADPYYCRIHLPHEEWAAEWKMQDPLSHVEGSSATIPCEHSDNIANTEGFSVVWTLNRNAVISVLASFNGTSHSYQPRVQINQNNFSLVLYDLTVDDSGEYLCNISTPHYIKLTVRTLEVGNSGNRIVALGVIPAVVLVAGVCFCIWCKKRRRR, encoded by the exons ATGAAGGGACAGAAAATACCatctcttctcctctctttaTTTCACATAGGTACTACACTTTGGG ATTTCACAGAACAGGAAACAGTAATGGGGGTATTTTCCAAGGATTGCATCCTCCCTTGTCCTTTCCCACCTGGGGATGACAAAGTAATTTACTGGAAGAAAGGGGACAAAAATGTACACAGCTACTACTATCAGAAGGACCAGCTGGAAAGACAAGACCTGGATTACAGACACAGAACACACCTTTTTCATGAGAACATCCCTAGTGGAAACGCATCTTTGAAACTTAGTAACCTGACCTTGACTGATGAGGGCCTTTATAATTGCTATGTGGGAACACAGCAAACTAAAACAGAGGTGGAAGTCACGCTGCGTGTAAGAG TTTCCTCTTATTATGCACTGGAATACCAGAAGACAGACAAAGGAAGGATGCTGAAGTGCTATGCCTTTCACACTTACCCAGCACCACATATATCTTGGGTGCAAGGCAATACATCCATCCAAGAAACAGATCAGGAGGAAACCAGGGATGGAGTTCTCTATTCACTTAGAAGTGACCAGAACATTATAAACACAGCTGATCCTTACTACTGCCGTATTCATCTCCCTCATGAAGAGTGGGCTGCTGAATGGAAGATGCAAG ACCCACTGTCTCATGTGGAAGGAAGCAGCGCTACAATTCCTTGTGAACACAGCGATAACATTGCAAACACTGAAGGTTTCAGTGTTGTCTGgacattaaacagaaatgctgtgatttcagtCCTGGCCTCCTTCAACGGTACATCTCACTCTTACCAGCCTCGAGTCCAGATTAACCAAAATAACTTTTCACTGGTGTTGTATGATCTTACTGTAGACGACAGTGGAGAATATTTGTGTAATATTTCAACACCTCACTATATAAAACTTACTGTAAGAACTTTGGAAGTTG gaaattcagGTAACAGGATAGTTGCACTAGGAGTGATCCCTGcagtggtgctggtggcaggagTCTGTTTCTGCATCTGGTGCAAG AAACGCAGAAGAAGATGA
- the HHLA2 gene encoding HERV-H LTR-associating protein 2 isoform X3, with protein sequence MKGQKIPSLLLSLFHIGTTLWDFTEQETVMGVFSKDCILPCPFPPGDDKVIYWKKGDKNVHSYYYQKDQLERQDLDYRHRTHLFHENIPSGNASLKLSNLTLTDEGLYNCYVGTQQTKTEVEVTLRVRVSSYYALEYQKTDKGRMLKCYAFHTYPAPHISWVQGNTSIQETDQEETRDGVLYSLRSDQNIINTADPYYCRIHLPHEEWAAEWKMQDPLSHVEGSSATIPCEHSDNIANTEGFSVVWTLNRNAVISVLASFNGTSHSYQPRVQINQNNFSLVLYDLTVDDSGEYLCNISTPHYIKLTVRTLEVGNSGNRIVALGVIPAVVLVAGVCFCIWCKD encoded by the exons ATGAAGGGACAGAAAATACCatctcttctcctctctttaTTTCACATAGGTACTACACTTTGGG ATTTCACAGAACAGGAAACAGTAATGGGGGTATTTTCCAAGGATTGCATCCTCCCTTGTCCTTTCCCACCTGGGGATGACAAAGTAATTTACTGGAAGAAAGGGGACAAAAATGTACACAGCTACTACTATCAGAAGGACCAGCTGGAAAGACAAGACCTGGATTACAGACACAGAACACACCTTTTTCATGAGAACATCCCTAGTGGAAACGCATCTTTGAAACTTAGTAACCTGACCTTGACTGATGAGGGCCTTTATAATTGCTATGTGGGAACACAGCAAACTAAAACAGAGGTGGAAGTCACGCTGCGTGTAAGAG TTTCCTCTTATTATGCACTGGAATACCAGAAGACAGACAAAGGAAGGATGCTGAAGTGCTATGCCTTTCACACTTACCCAGCACCACATATATCTTGGGTGCAAGGCAATACATCCATCCAAGAAACAGATCAGGAGGAAACCAGGGATGGAGTTCTCTATTCACTTAGAAGTGACCAGAACATTATAAACACAGCTGATCCTTACTACTGCCGTATTCATCTCCCTCATGAAGAGTGGGCTGCTGAATGGAAGATGCAAG ACCCACTGTCTCATGTGGAAGGAAGCAGCGCTACAATTCCTTGTGAACACAGCGATAACATTGCAAACACTGAAGGTTTCAGTGTTGTCTGgacattaaacagaaatgctgtgatttcagtCCTGGCCTCCTTCAACGGTACATCTCACTCTTACCAGCCTCGAGTCCAGATTAACCAAAATAACTTTTCACTGGTGTTGTATGATCTTACTGTAGACGACAGTGGAGAATATTTGTGTAATATTTCAACACCTCACTATATAAAACTTACTGTAAGAACTTTGGAAGTTG gaaattcagGTAACAGGATAGTTGCACTAGGAGTGATCCCTGcagtggtgctggtggcaggagTCTGTTTCTGCATCTGGTGCAAG GATTAA
- the HHLA2 gene encoding HERV-H LTR-associating protein 2 isoform X6 encodes MKGQKIPSLLLSLFHIGTTLWDFTEQETVMGVFSKDCILPCPFPPGDDKVIYWKKGDKNVHSYYYQKDQLERQDLDYRHRTHLFHENIPSGNASLKLSNLTLTDEGLYNCYVGTQQTKTEVEVTLRVRVSSYYALEYQKTDKGRMLKCYAFHTYPAPHISWVQGNTSIQETDQEETRDGVLYSLRSDQNIINTADPYYCRIHLPHEEWAAEWKMQGNSGNRIVALGVIPAVVLVAGVCFCIWCKKRRRR; translated from the exons ATGAAGGGACAGAAAATACCatctcttctcctctctttaTTTCACATAGGTACTACACTTTGGG ATTTCACAGAACAGGAAACAGTAATGGGGGTATTTTCCAAGGATTGCATCCTCCCTTGTCCTTTCCCACCTGGGGATGACAAAGTAATTTACTGGAAGAAAGGGGACAAAAATGTACACAGCTACTACTATCAGAAGGACCAGCTGGAAAGACAAGACCTGGATTACAGACACAGAACACACCTTTTTCATGAGAACATCCCTAGTGGAAACGCATCTTTGAAACTTAGTAACCTGACCTTGACTGATGAGGGCCTTTATAATTGCTATGTGGGAACACAGCAAACTAAAACAGAGGTGGAAGTCACGCTGCGTGTAAGAG TTTCCTCTTATTATGCACTGGAATACCAGAAGACAGACAAAGGAAGGATGCTGAAGTGCTATGCCTTTCACACTTACCCAGCACCACATATATCTTGGGTGCAAGGCAATACATCCATCCAAGAAACAGATCAGGAGGAAACCAGGGATGGAGTTCTCTATTCACTTAGAAGTGACCAGAACATTATAAACACAGCTGATCCTTACTACTGCCGTATTCATCTCCCTCATGAAGAGTGGGCTGCTGAATGGAAGATGCAAG gaaattcagGTAACAGGATAGTTGCACTAGGAGTGATCCCTGcagtggtgctggtggcaggagTCTGTTTCTGCATCTGGTGCAAG AAACGCAGAAGAAGATGA
- the HHLA2 gene encoding HERV-H LTR-associating protein 2 isoform X1 yields the protein MKGQKIPSLLLSLFHIGTTLWDFTEQETVMGVFSKDCILPCPFPPGDDKVIYWKKGDKNVHSYYYQKDQLERQDLDYRHRTHLFHENIPSGNASLKLSNLTLTDEGLYNCYVGTQQTKTEVEVTLRVRVSSYYALEYQKTDKGRMLKCYAFHTYPAPHISWVQGNTSIQETDQEETRDGVLYSLRSDQNIINTADPYYCRIHLPHEEWAAEWKMQDPLSHVEGSSATIPCEHSDNIANTEGFSVVWTLNRNAVISVLASFNGTSHSYQPRVQINQNNFSLVLYDLTVDDSGEYLCNISTPHYIKLTVRTLEVGKLLLFPFWRMGTSEGNTEPKAQSEICKILRKIILCT from the exons ATGAAGGGACAGAAAATACCatctcttctcctctctttaTTTCACATAGGTACTACACTTTGGG ATTTCACAGAACAGGAAACAGTAATGGGGGTATTTTCCAAGGATTGCATCCTCCCTTGTCCTTTCCCACCTGGGGATGACAAAGTAATTTACTGGAAGAAAGGGGACAAAAATGTACACAGCTACTACTATCAGAAGGACCAGCTGGAAAGACAAGACCTGGATTACAGACACAGAACACACCTTTTTCATGAGAACATCCCTAGTGGAAACGCATCTTTGAAACTTAGTAACCTGACCTTGACTGATGAGGGCCTTTATAATTGCTATGTGGGAACACAGCAAACTAAAACAGAGGTGGAAGTCACGCTGCGTGTAAGAG TTTCCTCTTATTATGCACTGGAATACCAGAAGACAGACAAAGGAAGGATGCTGAAGTGCTATGCCTTTCACACTTACCCAGCACCACATATATCTTGGGTGCAAGGCAATACATCCATCCAAGAAACAGATCAGGAGGAAACCAGGGATGGAGTTCTCTATTCACTTAGAAGTGACCAGAACATTATAAACACAGCTGATCCTTACTACTGCCGTATTCATCTCCCTCATGAAGAGTGGGCTGCTGAATGGAAGATGCAAG ACCCACTGTCTCATGTGGAAGGAAGCAGCGCTACAATTCCTTGTGAACACAGCGATAACATTGCAAACACTGAAGGTTTCAGTGTTGTCTGgacattaaacagaaatgctgtgatttcagtCCTGGCCTCCTTCAACGGTACATCTCACTCTTACCAGCCTCGAGTCCAGATTAACCAAAATAACTTTTCACTGGTGTTGTATGATCTTACTGTAGACGACAGTGGAGAATATTTGTGTAATATTTCAACACCTCACTATATAAAACTTACTGTAAGAACTTTGGAAGTTGGTAAGTTGCTACTCTTTCCATTTTGGAGGATGGGGACCAGTGAGGGGAATACAGAGCCAAAGGCTCAAtcagaaatctgtaaaatattgagaaaaataatcttgtgtACTTAG
- the HHLA2 gene encoding HERV-H LTR-associating protein 2 isoform X4, whose amino-acid sequence MGVFSKDCILPCPFPPGDDKVIYWKKGDKNVHSYYYQKDQLERQDLDYRHRTHLFHENIPSGNASLKLSNLTLTDEGLYNCYVGTQQTKTEVEVTLRVRVSSYYALEYQKTDKGRMLKCYAFHTYPAPHISWVQGNTSIQETDQEETRDGVLYSLRSDQNIINTADPYYCRIHLPHEEWAAEWKMQDPLSHVEGSSATIPCEHSDNIANTEGFSVVWTLNRNAVISVLASFNGTSHSYQPRVQINQNNFSLVLYDLTVDDSGEYLCNISTPHYIKLTVRTLEVGKLLLFPFWRMGTSEGNTEPKAQSEICKILRKIILCT is encoded by the exons ATGGGGGTATTTTCCAAGGATTGCATCCTCCCTTGTCCTTTCCCACCTGGGGATGACAAAGTAATTTACTGGAAGAAAGGGGACAAAAATGTACACAGCTACTACTATCAGAAGGACCAGCTGGAAAGACAAGACCTGGATTACAGACACAGAACACACCTTTTTCATGAGAACATCCCTAGTGGAAACGCATCTTTGAAACTTAGTAACCTGACCTTGACTGATGAGGGCCTTTATAATTGCTATGTGGGAACACAGCAAACTAAAACAGAGGTGGAAGTCACGCTGCGTGTAAGAG TTTCCTCTTATTATGCACTGGAATACCAGAAGACAGACAAAGGAAGGATGCTGAAGTGCTATGCCTTTCACACTTACCCAGCACCACATATATCTTGGGTGCAAGGCAATACATCCATCCAAGAAACAGATCAGGAGGAAACCAGGGATGGAGTTCTCTATTCACTTAGAAGTGACCAGAACATTATAAACACAGCTGATCCTTACTACTGCCGTATTCATCTCCCTCATGAAGAGTGGGCTGCTGAATGGAAGATGCAAG ACCCACTGTCTCATGTGGAAGGAAGCAGCGCTACAATTCCTTGTGAACACAGCGATAACATTGCAAACACTGAAGGTTTCAGTGTTGTCTGgacattaaacagaaatgctgtgatttcagtCCTGGCCTCCTTCAACGGTACATCTCACTCTTACCAGCCTCGAGTCCAGATTAACCAAAATAACTTTTCACTGGTGTTGTATGATCTTACTGTAGACGACAGTGGAGAATATTTGTGTAATATTTCAACACCTCACTATATAAAACTTACTGTAAGAACTTTGGAAGTTGGTAAGTTGCTACTCTTTCCATTTTGGAGGATGGGGACCAGTGAGGGGAATACAGAGCCAAAGGCTCAAtcagaaatctgtaaaatattgagaaaaataatcttgtgtACTTAG
- the HHLA2 gene encoding HERV-H LTR-associating protein 2 isoform X5 has translation MKGQKIPSLLLSLFHIGTTLWDFTEQETVMGVFSKDCILPCPFPPGDDKVIYWKKGDKNVHSYYYQKDQLERQDLDYRHRTHLFHENIPSGNASLKLSNLTLTDEGLYNCYVGTQQTKTEVEVTLRVRVSSYYALEYQKTDKGRMLKCYAFHTYPAPHISWVQGNTSIQETDQEETRDGVLYSLRSDQNIINTADPYYCRIHLPHEEWAAEWKMQDPLSHVEGSSATIPCEHSDNIANTEGFSVVWTLNRNAVISVLASFNGNSGNRIVALGVIPAVVLVAGVCFCIWCKKRRRR, from the exons ATGAAGGGACAGAAAATACCatctcttctcctctctttaTTTCACATAGGTACTACACTTTGGG ATTTCACAGAACAGGAAACAGTAATGGGGGTATTTTCCAAGGATTGCATCCTCCCTTGTCCTTTCCCACCTGGGGATGACAAAGTAATTTACTGGAAGAAAGGGGACAAAAATGTACACAGCTACTACTATCAGAAGGACCAGCTGGAAAGACAAGACCTGGATTACAGACACAGAACACACCTTTTTCATGAGAACATCCCTAGTGGAAACGCATCTTTGAAACTTAGTAACCTGACCTTGACTGATGAGGGCCTTTATAATTGCTATGTGGGAACACAGCAAACTAAAACAGAGGTGGAAGTCACGCTGCGTGTAAGAG TTTCCTCTTATTATGCACTGGAATACCAGAAGACAGACAAAGGAAGGATGCTGAAGTGCTATGCCTTTCACACTTACCCAGCACCACATATATCTTGGGTGCAAGGCAATACATCCATCCAAGAAACAGATCAGGAGGAAACCAGGGATGGAGTTCTCTATTCACTTAGAAGTGACCAGAACATTATAAACACAGCTGATCCTTACTACTGCCGTATTCATCTCCCTCATGAAGAGTGGGCTGCTGAATGGAAGATGCAAG ACCCACTGTCTCATGTGGAAGGAAGCAGCGCTACAATTCCTTGTGAACACAGCGATAACATTGCAAACACTGAAGGTTTCAGTGTTGTCTGgacattaaacagaaatgctgtgatttcagtCCTGGCCTCCTTCAACG gaaattcagGTAACAGGATAGTTGCACTAGGAGTGATCCCTGcagtggtgctggtggcaggagTCTGTTTCTGCATCTGGTGCAAG AAACGCAGAAGAAGATGA